The DNA region acttcagcaaggagagagagagttcctttcacttccacgGTCTAAACACTTGCTTCTGAGTTCTCTCAGAAAACATCACACAGGAATCAATCACTaaccgttgtcaggcagaacactgtccctggccaacccggttaaccaatcaaactgattccctccaaagctggttcctaagatccactcagtgccaAAAAGTCTGGCTTCTCCTTTACAAATATAAAGCCTGGGAACACAATGTTCTGGCAAGCAGGCCGTCTCaactttgaatcttctgcttaaaggcacttcTGATTATGGATCCACGGACCAAGTAATAAATTAAAAGAAATGGGAGCAAACAAAATAACTAGGAAGGACTCATACATACCTCTTCCTTAGAGGGATGAAATGTCATTGCAAGGACGTTTCATCACAAGTTATGCGACACATATCCATTATATCTGGGCCAGTCTAACTGTTTTGAAAACTCACGTTATGTGGTGGGAGAAAGTTATGATGTGCTTTTATTACTAACTCCATCCTAAGTTCACCCTGAGTAGTGGTGCAGGTATTCGCCTCAGCTTATTGCCTAGTACTCAAACATGCAAAAGAATAACAATTTACATTTATGTTAAAGTTCCAAAAAAATTCAGTTGTCGAGAGATAAACCTACGAGTGCACTTGTGTGCCAGAAATGCGAAGGGCTGACTAATGTGAATGCATTACCACTGAATGTGATTGGAGTTGATGATATCTGCCATTCAATGTATGTTGGGGTACACGGTAGCACTGATGTGCAGAGGGTGTTTTGTTTCTAAGTAACTTTGTTGTAAGACTGTCCCGTTTTCCTGCTTAGAGCTGCAGATTGGAAGTTGGACCAACCTGACTGGACCGGGAGACTCCGGATAACAGCCAAAGGAAATATTGCCTACATTAAGTTGGAAGACAGGATTTCAGGTATTCGCTGCAACTCAGACATTCAAATTGCCATGAGATGATCAGTGTTCAGTTCAGAGAGCCCAGTTAAAACTTTGAACCCTCTGCAGAAAACCTTCTCCCACCACCCTAAAAAGAAATAAGTATTATACTGTTCAGGCCAAACGGAGCACCCTGTTCATGCTACATTCAGGAAGGTAAGCTCAATAAAGGTGTGCGCACTCAGTCGATATCAAATTATTTGAATAGGCAGCAGAGACTGACTGTCACCATGATTTAAACATGCAGCAAGGGAGCATCGTGCTTCCTATTGTAATACTTGTTCCATAATATCTTCAAATAAAATGGTAGCGCCCATGTTCCTGACATCAAAATATTTTTTATATTGCAATTATTAAAGTTGCCTGGCCTAACAGTATGGGAAAGTACTTGTTTCCTGATGGGTGCGTTTTGATAACGTGTGTTTAGCAATCTCTGTGGTGAACATCGGAGGCCGCACTAACCACTGTAGAAAATTGACTTGAGAGTGACACCAGTTGTTGCTGAGATGCTGGTTGAAATGGTGTTTAACCTtgtattaaaaacagaaaatgttggaaaaactcagcaagtctggcagcatctgtggagagagaaacagagttaacttttcatgtcttcttcagagctgaagagaggtagaaatgtgttttttttaatgttgttaTACTCTCCATCAGTATAAAAgccaacacatttctccctctcatcAGTTCTGAAGGACAATCATAAGGACTCAaaaccttaactctgtttctctctccacagatgctgccagactagctacattttcccagcattttcagtttttgttgcagatttccagcatctgtggcattttgcttttattttaacctTGTTTTGGCTTGTTTTCTCCTCAGGAGAGTTGTTTGCTCAGTCCCCAGTGGACCAGTTTCCAGGGATTGCAGTGGAAAGTGTTGTCGATTCAAGCAGATACTTTGTAATTCGCATAGAAGATGGAAATGGTAATTTTACCGGGGGGTTATTCAGGCCTGGTATCTGAAGCTCTTAGCTCTTTAGCATTTCACTAATGTACTAAAGGACATGGATTTTTGCATGATTTTGGCATTCAAGGTAACTTGTGAATGTTTTTGTTGCATTATGTGGCTTAAGCTGCTGAAGATGATTCATGGCATCTTCAGCAACATATCAATTAATTTATTCTTCTATCTTCCTATATAAGGTGGTCTGTATTATGACTTGTGATTACATGTGGGAAATCACACAATAAACAATATAAAGAGCTCAAGCATAAAATAATGAATTTATATTGCGCCTTATTGAATGCCTGAGCATCGCTGAATGGTTCACACAAATTGCTTTCTTTCCTGATGTGCACCAACATTCCCCCTAATTTcaataacaacaacttgtatttatattaccTTTAAAGTAATATTGCTTCCTAGGGCATTTAAAAATCCTCCACTTGGGACAGCacggcggcgcaatggttagcactggaccagggttcaatctcgggcctggatcactgtccgtgtggaatttgcacatgctttccatgtctgcgtgggtctaatccccacaatccaaaagatgtgcaggatagatggattggctgtgctaaattgccccttaattgggggagaaaaaaaagaattgagtacactaaattttttGTAAAACCTCCACATTGTGGTGCTTATTTGTTGTACCGCACAGCCTCTTCTAAATCACCGGGAGTCTGCACAAACCTGCATATTAAAGGGTTTTGCCAATTTGACCCTGATGTAGCTCGTTTGCAATTGCGCACTCCTGCAGCTATTTGTATGTGAAGACGGTAACAGTTTTGCACATCCCTCAAATAGTAAGATTGGTTAATCTGATTTGGCTCTTGGTTGGCAGGAGTTTGCTGCACATTTTGGAATAGTGCCATGGGTTCCTTAATGTCCACCTGAATGGGCAGAAAGGACCTCGACTTAATATATCAACTGAAGGGTGGTTTCTACAGTACTGCAGCCCTACCTTATCCTAGGACGTGTGCTCAAGACCTGGAGTGAGATACAAAcccgtaataataatctttattagtatcacaagtaggcttacattaacattgcaagttACTGTGAAACTTCAAAGGGAGGAGAAAAATAATATATTAATagtgctgagcactgctgcctcatagcaccagggacattggttcaattctggccttgggtgattttctgtgtggagtttgcatgttctccccatgtctgtgtgcgtttcctccaggtgctccggtttcctcaatcCAAaggtatgcgggttaggtggattggccatgctaaattgccctttagtgcccaggttaggtggggttacggggatagagcaagggagtgggccttttgggtgctcttttggaggttagctgcagacttgatgtgcctccttctgcactatggggattctataattctatgattctgatggaAATTTTAAGCTAGATTGTAGGTTGTAATTTTAAAGCATTGTAAGCAAAGCTTTCACTGTTACTTTACTTTGAGTAATGGACGTGAGAGGGCAAACAagataacttcacatttccctcCTTTTCCCAGATATCAGAGAATAGTGAATAGACCTGCATACACTAGTTCTGTTTTTCCCTTCCCTAGCTTTGGGGCACTGAGGCCAATTGTGTTCCTATTACCACCACACCCCCTCTTCCCTTGCAGACAAAGATCAACAGATTTGGTGCCCAAAAGTGATCTAACCTGTGGATAGTTACAGCAGGTAACTTTACCCTCAAAGCAGATGGGAACCCAATGTGTAACTAGGTTAGGGCAATTTAAATTTGTGAAATTTGCAGCCCCCGTGCACATATATAAAATATGAAAATTAAATACTGAGCTATTGTTAATTACACAACCTGTATCTGCATATACACTTCAATTTGTATTGTATAACTGGTGACCTCCCCAAAACAGCAAGCTCCAGGTTTATATCAGCAAGCTCCTACAGTTGGATGATCTAATCAAGATATTTAAAATGATTAAGGAATTAAGTCGGTTGATATATAGAAACTTTCCTCTGATGAGTGAATCCAGATTAAGAGAACATAATCATACAATTAGTGCTAGGCCAAAAAGAAGTGAAATCAGGAACTACTTTCTCGcaaggtggtgggaatctgaatTCTCAAACTCTGGTTCAATTAATCAGGAGCAAAGGCATGTAATTGAAGTTGAAAGTActgatcagctatgatctaattaAAAGCGGAAATAGACTGGAGGGgctgggtagaacatagaacattacaggcccttcggccctcgatgttgcgccgacctgtgaaaccactctaaagcccatttacaatattcccttatcgtccctatgtctatccaatgaccatttgaatgcccttagtgttggcgagtccactactgttacaggcagggcattccacgcccttactactctctgagtaaagaacctacctctgacatctgtcttatatctatctgccctcaatttaaagctatgtcccctcgtgctagacatcaccatccgaggaagaaggctctcactgtccaccctatccaatcctctgatcatcttgtatgcctcaattaagccacatcttaaccttctctctaacgaaaacagcctcaagtccctcagcctttcctcataagatcttccctccataccaggcaacattctggtaaatctcctctgcaccctttccaatgcttccacacccttcctataatgcggcgaccagaattgcacgcaatactccaaatgcggccgcaccagagttttgtacagctgcaacatgacctcctggctccgaaactcaatccctctaccaataaaagctaacacaccgtatgccttcttaacaaccctctcaacctgggtggcaactttcagggatctatgtacatggacaccgagatctctctgctcatccacactgccaagaatcttaccattagcccagtactctgtcttcttgttattccttccaaaatgaatcacctcacacttttctgcattaaacttcatttgccacctctcagcccagcgctgcagcttatctatgtccctctgtaacttgtaacatccgtccgcactgtccacaactccaccgactttagtatcctctgcaaatttactccccccatccttttacgccctcctccaggtcatttataaaaatgacaaacagcagctgccccaaaacagatccttgtggtacaccactagtaactggactccagtctgaacatttcccatcaaccaccaccctttgtcttcttccagctagccaatttctgatccaaactgctaaatcaccctgaatcccatgcctccgtattttctgcagtagcctactgtggggaaacttatcaaacgctttactgaaatccatatacaccacatcaactgctttacccgcatccacctgtttggtcaccttctcaaataactcaataaggtttgtgaggcacgacctacccttcacaaaaccgtgttgactatctctaatcaaattattcctttccagatgattatacatcctatctcttataaacctttccaagattttgcccacaacagaagtaaggctcactggtctatagttaccggggttgtctctactccccgtgTTGAATGGGATGGCTCTCTGTAGTCTCTTATGAGTGGTACTTTAATATTGTATCTTGATCACATTGATAAGTCCACTCTACTGGCTGGAAAGAGGATGCGTAAAATGTGAAATTGTAAATAATGTATCGTTTGACAAAAGCTGTTTCATTTTCCAGGGCGACGAGCATTCATCGGCATTGGATTTGTTGACCGGGGTGACGCTTTTGATTTTAATGTTGGTCTCCAGGATCACTTCAAGTGAGTTGCTTGGCATCGTAGTCCTGACAACTTCTGAACAGATGGTTCGAATGTCTAGATCAAGGAATTGCAAGTCCTGTCTAGGTCCATGGAGCAAATTGCCATAATATATTCTTAATCACTAAAGAAAGATCATATTCCCATGTTTCAACTTTAATGGCAGAAACTACAGCACTCTTATGGTTCCGTTTTGGAATCTTGAAAAGTACTTATAGATCAACACTTGGGCGCCCTGGAACACATTTTGTGTCTCAACTCACTGATGAAGGCACTGGAATATATTTTGTGTCTCAAGTCACTGATTAAGGCAATGTAACTAAATAAATATCCTGATTTCTTTTTCTTATTTTTGTTTAAGATCTaatttttatgggcagcacggtggtgcagtggttagcactgctgcctcacggcgccgaggtcccaggttcgatctcgactctgggtcactgtccgtgtggagtttgcacattctccccatgtttgcgtgagtttcgcccccacaacccaaagatgtgcagggtaggtggattggccacgctaaattgccccttaattggaaataatgaattgggtactctaaatttattttttaaaagatctaATTTTTATTGTAAATTCTGGTTTACAGAACTTCAACTATTCGCAATCAAAAGGCtgcattttttttgtttgttttgtagATGGGTTAAGCAACAGAGTGAACTCGCCAAACAAGCTCAGAATCCAGACTCCGGACCCAAGTTGGACTTGGGATTTAAAGAGGGACAGACCATCAAGCTAAGCATTGGGGTGAGGCACAGCAGAAGCATCTATTATTTAAAATAAGACAAAATTATGTGaccagagggtggcacggtggtgcagtggttagcactgctgtatcacaactctaagggcccaggttcgatcctggccctgggtcactctctgtgtggagtttgcacattctccccgagtctgtgtgggtctcacccccacaacaagatgtgcaggataggtggatggtccatgctaatttgccccttaattggaaaaaacatgaattgggtactataaatttaaaaaCAATTATGTGTCCAGTGGTCAAAAATTTAAACAGCATAAAATAAATTTAAATTGGAAAGGAGAAGGAACTTCTTAGCACAAAATATGATAAATGTATGGGatacctcacggcgtcgaggtcccaggttcgatcccggctctgggacactgcccatgtggagtttgcacattctccctgtgtttgcgtgggtttcgcccccacaacccaaagatgtccaggttaggtggattggccacactaaattgtcccttaattggaaaaaatgaattgggtactcaatgttttttaaaaaatgtattggaTACCAGGCCTGCCGCATTTTAGTATACGGAACAAACTTGGATATTGGAGAGGTGGGGCTTCAGTAAGGAGAGTCCAAGAAATGGTGAAGGTGGGAAGTCTGAGTCTTGAAGTGATGCATTTCAGTGAGACAATAAGAATAGGGTGGGACGATCCTTCagtgggagtgtttgtgtgggggggggacaggttCGTTTTGGTGAAAAATGTGGTATGGAGGGGCAGATTAGAAAACTCGTGCAGCAAGGAACTGTGGTTTTAACACAAGTAAGAACTTTGGTATGCACAAATTATGTCACAGTAATATGATAGGGCAGAGAGTTTTGTAAGTAGAATTCTGACAAAATATTTCTGTGGTACGGTTGGCGATAGCTGCGAGTATAAAATGTGCAACAATATGGTCTGTTTTCACTTGAGGTGAGAATGGGGGTGAGGAGCAGATGCACACCTCATAAAAGCTTTCAATAAATAAGGAACGTACTAGATTCAATACCTTGTCCGTGCTGAGTTAACTCCCCATTAACTGCTGTTAATGGGGATATCAATAGAGGTGCTACACTGACCTTGAGCTAAGTAAAAGAAACGTTAATCAGCGATCCTGATTACTGTTCAAAGATATTTCTGGAAAGTACATACATCAATGTCAATGAGGACAGAATTGGACAAATAGTCTACATTGCTTGTAAGAGCCAAAAGAGACATCTGGCAACCATGGGACAATACTGCAGTTTAAGCCAGCATTTGCTTGCAGGGTGAAGGGGAAAAATTGTAACTTGCCATCTTTcatgtttgttgtttgtttatgtaattttagcttaatcaaaacCATTTCCAACACATTTTCAGAATGTACGGAAGAAGGAAAATTCATCAACTAAGCCTCGTTTACCAGGTACTGGAATAGGCCTACTCCCACCACCTCCAGGGGCTAAAATGCCACTCCTGCTCCCACCACCAGGGTCACAGGGCATGATGCAACAGCCTACGCAGACATCTTCCACAGGTATAGTACTCCAGCAGAAAAATGAGAGTTTCACTGTGGTCTTGTTAACCGGTATCCTagatgggggccagtttagctcagttggctagacagctggtttcgtgatgcagagcgaggccagcagcatggattcaattcccgtactggctaaggttattcatgaagtcccaggcttctcagccttgccccttgcctgaggtgtggtgatcctcgggttaaatccccaccagtcggctctccccttcaaaggggaaagcagcctgtggtcatcttcggactatggcgactttaactTTAACCTGGATGATACTCATTTTCTCTCTGGGTAAAATAATCTGAAAGGGAAAGACCTGGATATTTCATGCTGGGTTATGTTCACTTGAAGGTATAATCTGAGTAGCTGTAATTGACCTCTGAATTTATACACAGCTAGAATTGCTTAGATTTGTCTATTTAGATCACTTCCTCAAAGAGATTGCTTGAGCATTAGCTTTAAAGAAATAACCCAGGTTCAGCGCAGTTCTGTATTAGCAATTGAACATTACAGATGCATTAAAGTCTATAATTGTAGTGCTTATATTCAGAAGGTGGAGACAGTTGTGTTGCAAATGCCCAATTTGCAATTTGGTTAGTTTTGCAATCGTGGTCTTGTTGGACTCATCCTGATCTCTTTGGTGTGCACTGCCTCTGCGAATACAGATTTCATGGATTAGCTGGTTCATTTATTAATTTGCTCTATAATTTCTGCAGAAATACTAGGAGACTTTGATGCCCCAAAACCATCTCCCGCTTTGGCTTCTCATACTACTGCAACTGATGTGTGGGGAGACTTTGCAACGGCAACCAGGTTTGTGACATTTCCACTTTAAACCTTATATCAGTACAGATAAAATGGTTAAAAACAAATTCTATTAATTCCCTGTTTAGAACCCTTTTTTGTTCTGGAGCAGTTTTCAAATAAGGGAATCTTTTCACATAGGGCTTCCAGCCACAAGCTCAATTTTCAGTTTAGTTGGTAAATCTCAAGGGACTGATTGGACTGCTCCTGTTATTTATATATCTATGTTCCGGTCTGTCTTGGTGGACAATCAAATATTTCAACTTCTGGTGAGTGGTGACTCATCCGCTTAACCTCTGATGATGGGACAAAGATGCATTCCCAGTCTCTGTTAGTGGAACGGGAATGATTCCCTGGTTGTCCTGATGGGAAAGGGACCAGCTTCTGGCCTCTACCAGTGGGGTAGGATCTTTCTGCTACTGTACCCCGGCTTGGGTGTTCCTGCAGCCGCTCTGGACTATACCAGTTGTAACTCCAGCCAGAGCTGAGCTTCCAACTTTCCTGGGACATTCCTTGATGTCGGGATTCTGGGCCCGGTAGCGATCTAGGTCTCCAGGTCTGGTGCTCAGTCCTCCAATTTTCTGCATCCGTGTATCCACCAGTGAGCAGCATGTTGCCAGGGCTGAGGTGCAGTAACTTATCGACCATTTCCCACTCTCTACGACCAAGCGAACAGACAGACGATCCTTGTGTCTGACGGGCTCTGCTCAAAGGTTAACCTAAAATTTACAGGTTaggaatgtaacccacccttattgCATTTTTTATTATGGAAAAATCACTTATGTAGGGCGTATTTTTATTTGGAGTGTGTTTTTTCAGGAACACTGTCATACTATGTGAGGGAGAGGTGTATAGAATGCGCATAATGTTTGCAAAATCAAAACAACTATGGTTGTGTTTATTTAGTGCATGATATAACCAGCAGTTACCACGGGTTTTACATTAAATAATTAATGAGGTAATTGATGGGGAGTCAGGATACAATACTGGTAGAGAACCATTCTAGAATGCTAATAGACCTGTTACTGTGTCAGTGTGAGTCAAAGCTGTTAGACCAACCTATTTTTATTAAATTCATTATTTACATTTTTTAACATTACATTTAAAGTATCCAactcattttctttttccaatgaaggggcaatttagagtggccaatccacctatcctgcacatctttgggttgtgggggtgagacccacgcagacacggagacaatgtgcaaactccacacggacagtgccctggggctgggatcgaacccgcgtcctcggcgccgtgaggctgcaatgccagccaccgtgccgccctcttatTTACATTTTTGTTGCACTTTTCGAAAGGTTTTACACATTGTGCTAAAGAGCTACTGAAAGCTTTTGAAAATCAATTGAGGGAGTTGAAAGATTAGGCAAAACTTTTGTTTCTAAAAGACAGGGGACATGCACAATAGGGGTGAAT from Scyliorhinus torazame isolate Kashiwa2021f chromosome 16, sScyTor2.1, whole genome shotgun sequence includes:
- the LOC140392747 gene encoding adaptin ear-binding coat-associated protein 2-like; this encodes MAESDYESVLCVKPEIHVYRIPPRATNRGYRAADWKLDQPDWTGRLRITAKGNIAYIKLEDRISGELFAQSPVDQFPGIAVESVVDSSRYFVIRIEDGNGRRAFIGIGFVDRGDAFDFNVGLQDHFKWVKQQSELAKQAQNPDSGPKLDLGFKEGQTIKLSIGNVRKKENSSTKPRLPGTGIGLLPPPPGAKMPLLLPPPGSQGMMQQPTQTSSTEILGDFDAPKPSPALASHTTATDVWGDFATATSSSTNQVAQSTNWVQF